The following are encoded in a window of Glandiceps talaboti chromosome 5, keGlaTala1.1, whole genome shotgun sequence genomic DNA:
- the LOC144434878 gene encoding steroid 17-alpha-hydroxylase/17,20 lyase-like produces the protein MIPAILDHLLSILSNPTYVLLLLLGLLVCHLLYGMIKPAGFPPGPIGWPVMGSAMMISKDPQFNLTKLSEKYGDIFTLNIGLAHCVVLNNIKLVRESLVAKQNDFAGRPYVYSSDIASEGSKDIALADFTSAWKYHRKLVHQAIRRYASGEGLEKVISEDALPQLMEQIKDGEPVETRPIIFAMIANIICNLSFGKRYTMVDDPELKKIMAMFKESHDVFINGGLLADLIPLLRYIPLTSGEKQMREVTGRFLNLVQEKIDEHKETFDQYKDNHRDLIDDLLHAKIEAEGTENAGLITDVHIRQTISDVLEAGLDTTVNTLDWCIAYLVNYPDVQAKVHDEIDNAIGRDRPCQLSDRSRLPYCQAVIHEALRIRTVAPIGLPHTTTCDTSVGGYYLPRGTWIMVNQWKIHMTDKEWKDPEEFRPERFLTKEGTLIPKAESYLPFSAGRRVCVGEALAKNEMFLMFVNIFQNVVFTTPPNSNPPPLCANYEAGTIRCLPYKVVARNR, from the exons ATGATTCCTGCAATCTTGGACCATCTCCTTAGTATACTATCAAACCCGACATATGTTCTATTGTTATTGCTTGGTCTGCTGGTATGTCACCTCCTATATGGAATGATCAAACCCGCTGGTTTTCCCCCTGGACCAATCGGATGGCCTGTTATGGGCAGTGCAATGA tGATTTCTAAAGATCCTCAATTTAATTTGACGAAATTATCTGAAAAGTATGGCGATATATTCACGCTGAACATTGGACTTGCTCACTGTGTTGTGCTAAATAACATTAAGTTGGTCAGAGAATCACTTGTCGCTAAACAGAACGACTTTGCTGGGCGACCCTATGTCTATTCAT CGGACATTGCGTCAGAAGGCAGCAAAGACATAGCCCTTGCGGACTTCACATCTGCATGGAAATATCACAGAAAATTGGTACACCAAGCAATAAG GCGTTATGCCAGTGGCGAGGGTTTAGAGAAGGTTATCAGTGAAGATGCACTTCCTCAACTGATGGAACAAATCAAAGATGGAGAACCAGTTGAAACCAGACCAATAATATTTGCAATGATAgcaaatataatatgtaatctGTCGTTTGGTAAAAG GTATACCATGGTAGATGATCCAGAGTTAAAAAAGATTATGGCCATGTTCAAAGAATCTCATGATGTATTTATAAATGGTGGTTTGTTGGCCGACCTGATTCCATTGCTTCGTTACATTCCATTGACCAGTGGAGAGAAACAGATGAGAGAAGTTACTGGTAGATTTCTAAATCTCGTCCAAGAGAAGATTGATGAACACAAGGAAACATTTGACCAATATAAAG ATAACCATCGTGACCTGATAGATGATCTCCTCCACGCCAAGATTGAAGCAGAAGGAACTGAGAATGCTGGATTAATCACAGATGTACATATCAGACAGACCATTTCAGATGTACTAGAAG CTGGTCTTGATACTACCGTCAACACCCTAGACTGGTGTATAGCATATCTAGTGAATTACCCAGATGTACAGGCTAAGGTGCACGATGAGATTGACAACGCTATTGGCCGAGATCGCCCTTGCCAACTTTCAGACCGGTCAAGACTGCCATACTGTCAAGCTGTCATACATGAAGCCCTGAGAATCCGTACCGTGGCACCAATTGGATTACCACACACAACTACGTGTGATACATCTGTAG GTGGATATTATCTTCCAAGAGGTACATGGATAATGGTTAACCAATGGAAGATTCATATGACAGATAAAGAATGGAAAGATCCTGAAGAATTTAGACCAG AACGGTTTCTAACCAAAGAAGGTACCTTGATCCCCAAGGCCGAAAGTTACCTACCTTTCTCAGCTGGTAGAAGAGTATGTGTCGGTGAAGCTCTGGCCAAAAACGAGATGTTCCTTatgtttgtcaacattttcCAGAACGTCGTATTCACAACACCCCCAAATAGCAACCCACCGCCCTTATGTGCAAATTACGAGGCGGGTACAATTCGATGTTTACCATACAAAGTAGTGGCTAGAAATCGCTAG